ACAGTCTAAGAAACACGGTCGTATTTATGAACATCGTGGACTTGTTCCTCCGCATGAAGGATTTCGTGCTGGACGGTGTGCACTCGTCGGTGGTGTGTAATCCGGAGATACTGCTCGGATCGCTCATACTTACAATGTTGAAGCTGCGGCTAGCAATCCTCAGCGGGGACAATGTGATGTTGGGAGTCTACCTCGGTAACACCATCTTCCACATGGCTCATATTGCTTTTGTCTTCAAATTTGTGCCCTTAAGACTGAAAAACGCTCTTAGAGGAAAGTGCTTTGTTACTGGAGCAGCAATCGGGGGGCTTATGTGGTACTCGTTTCAGGAGGATTCGAGGATGCTTGAAGCTCATATGGGCTACATTCTGCTGGCAACCATCATTATAAACCATGCGATGCGGACTCTTCAAAAGTGGAACACACTGCCACAGGCTACCTCCATCTGGACGCTCTCGCTGCTGATGCCTATTACCTGGATAGCCTATGGTATAGCAGAAACCAACATACTTATTGTAAGCCAAAATGCACTGATCCTCGCCATTAAACTGATGGATCGATACCGGTATCGTCCCCACTTGTCATTGCGATACGCCTTAACCTTTGGCGATTGGCGGGCTGCTCATGTTTCTCGAGTATATCTTTCTCCCAGTGGCTCTGGTACAGCCCATTCCCTCCGCCGATCCTCTAGCTCTCGTAACCAATCCTACAATGATTAACTCACTAAATGAGCCGTCAAATTGCTACATCAGTTTGGGCTTAATGGCCTTCATTTAGTGTAAGATCGGGCCCAATGATGACCATACAGATCAGGTAACTATAATGACGAAGCCGCATTATTCCAAAAATCGATATGAAGACGTTCCATTTGGTTTCGGTTTAACATTTAGATTCAGAACACGACCAGGCGATTAGGTAGATTTCGGCACAGATTGAGTTCCAATAGAAGCTGTACTTGGCCCAGCCTGGGCAGGGCTTGGCTGGAGAAACGACGCAAGTCATATTTAGGCACTATTAAGCGGCAGCCATAGCCAAATGCCGGCGaaaagcaattaaaaaatTACGTGTTTAATCACCCACGCAGCAGAAATCAATATTTCCGTTCCAATATATATTATGATATGTAAAGGAAATCAAACCCTAGACATCGCCAGTTGCCCGACAGGCTCCAAGCACTACGGTCTGTCATCGGAAGAGGAGCCCGCCCTGAGCAGCGATAGGACAGGACAGCCATCGATACAAGAACCGATACCCCAATCGATAGCAAGGCGAATCGATTTGGCCGAGGCAATGAGTGGCGAAAGCGAGAATGGAACACAGCTGAGACGCGATCTGAACGAACTGTTTGAGTGGTTCCAAGGAAATGATAAGCTACCGCAAGAGATTGGTAAGAAAACCTGCAGGGAAAGTCGCGGTAAGGTGTAAAAAAGGCAGAGCCGACAATACATCAATATGGGACAGGTGCTCCACGCGACAGGCCGCACGGCGTTATGGGACCATCCCTCCTTCTACCAAACACAACATACACGTTACCTAGTAGACCCAGCACGTCCATAAGTCTTAATGAGGTTGTTAGTAGGCAGAGCAGCAACTGAACAGACCATCAACATTGCGATGCCCATCCCGAGTTACGTCATTGACGGATAAACCTACTAATGCTGGAATACTGTTTACAGAgcccctgctgctgcggcGCTTCTACCAGTGCATGTACGGAGACCTTGAGGAGACCAAGAAGCTCATCGAGGTGAATTACTCCCTGCGCAACCGTCATCCCCATCTGTTCATCAAGCGGGATCCACTGGACGATGACAGCCAGCGAACCTTCGATTATGCGTAAGCATTGCTGAGGCTGAGACGGAAGACCGAGAGTGGCTGGTGATTGCTAGATGtatacataaatatttcaGAGACATACTGCCGCTCCCAGGCCTCACGCCGGATAACTACAAGGTGTCGCTGTACTGCTTTCGGGAGTTTGAGGCCACAAAGGTGAGTAATCATCTGCGCTATCATGGAACCAACTGAGAGATTCTGCTCCACAGATGCATCACACGGAAGACACGCGCGCCTTCTTCATGGTTGCCGACTGTCGCTTCATCACTCCGGACGATCCAGCCCGACCGGGCACCCTATCCGAAGGCGAGGTACAGATCTTTGACATGAAGGGGACCACCATGCGCCACATATCGCGCCTAACCATCAGCACGCTACGTGCATACATCAAGTTCCTTCAGCTGGCATTTCCCGTGCGTCTCCGGGCTATTCACATGGTCAACTGTCCATCGTATCTCGACAGAATCGTGAGCGTAGTGAAGCCTTTCATCAGCGACGAGGTTTTCAAGCTGGTGCGTTTCTCAAAGGATTCTCATTGGTCTGGCAAAATATAAGAAGTCCCTTCAAATACCGTTCCAGATACGTTTTCATACAGTCAGCATGGAATCGCTCTACGCCTTTGTGCCACGCGAAATGCTTCCGGAGGAGTACGGTGGCTCGGCCGGATCGCTGGACACGCTGCGAGCGCACACAAAGAAGACCTTGGTCGAGCATCGGTGGGTTTTGTGATCAGCCATAGAAACCGGGCACTAATTTCTTCTTATTTCAGCGATTATCTAATGAACCCTAACCACTGGCTGGTGGAGAAGTCTGAGAAGCGTAACGGCAGTCATTCATGGAGAATTTTTAGATGAGTTCAAAATTTGAGtctcaattttttttttctctttcaaACATTTTTGTCAGTGTCTAGCCTAGAAATTGTATAAACGGTATATTAAATAATGTCATCATTAAACAATATCAACGTTTATTTGCGTATTTTGTTTCCTCCAAACGGCTTGAGCTCAGCCACCAGTTTAGGGGAACCAGTGAAATCTATGTCCGGTCGCGACCACATGCAAAATAAATAATTGTTCAATGTGTCGCATTTTTTAAGAACGGAAATTTGAGTtcttttaattaaattgttttccttAATCTACTTTAATGAATAatgcaatttttttttaatttatgccAAATTGAAAAGAGATTTGATGATAATTCAAATTCACCGTTTTTTTTGTCTTGTGTCAGAAATATTAGTGCCTGAAGTGTACATTTTTAGTGTGTCCGGGGTGTTCGGGGAGGGTATATGCTCTCATATATTTCTCGCACTCACTGAATGTTTTAATATCTGATCTGATATTTAGTTGAACTGAAGTCCGGTTTAATACGAccattaattaaataaatcaCAAAACTCTTCATTTGGCAATATTAAATTTCGAACAAGAACATCGATACTGATATTTTCTGCCTAAAATATGTATCGTAAAAAGTACGTATATCGATGTATCGATTAAGCAATATACATTCACGATCACATCTCTACGTTGTCTTTGCATTTATTTGGCACATaatttttattgttaaattaagttaaaaacaaatattaaaAGGCGGAAATGGACCGGCCACAGAAGATGCCCAAGGTGGCCAAGGTTAGTATCAACGGTACGCCCACATGTGCAGTGGATTTGAccaatttgttgttgtttgtaggTGAAGAACAAGGCGCCGGCCGAGGTGCAGATCACGGCGGAGCAGCTGTTGCGCGAAGCCAAGGAGCGTGACCTAGAGATTCTGCCGCCACCGCCAA
The Drosophila miranda strain MSH22 chromosome XL, D.miranda_PacBio2.1, whole genome shotgun sequence genome window above contains:
- the LOC108159290 gene encoding uncharacterized protein LOC108159290, with the protein product MDFFRAHISLYSATLSPFKDSLRNTVVFMNIVDLFLRMKDFVLDGVHSSVVCNPEILLGSLILTMLKLRLAILSGDNVMLGVYLGNTIFHMAHIAFVFKFVPLRLKNALRGKCFVTGAAIGGLMWYSFQEDSRMLEAHMGYILLATIIINHAMRTLQKWNTLPQATSIWTLSLLMPITWIAYGIAETNILIVSQNALILAIKLMDRYRYRPHLSLRYALTFGDWRAAHVSRVYLSPSGSGTAHSLRRSSSSRNQSYNCLITHAAEINISVPIYIMICKGNQTLDIASCPTGSKHYGLSSEEEPALSSDRTGQPSIQEPIPQSIARRIDLAEAMSGESENGTQLRRDLNELFEWFQGNDKLPQEIEPLLLRRFYQCMYGDLEETKKLIEVNYSLRNRHPHLFIKRDPLDDDSQRTFDYADILPLPGLTPDNYKVSLYCFREFEATKMHHTEDTRAFFMVADCRFITPDDPARPGTLSEGEVQIFDMKGTTMRHISRLTISTLRAYIKFLQLAFPVRLRAIHMVNCPSYLDRIVSVVKPFISDEVFKLIRFHTVSMESLYAFVPREMLPEEYGGSAGSLDTLRAHTKKTLVEHRDYLMNPNHWLVEKSEKRNGSHSWRIFR